From the Lampris incognitus isolate fLamInc1 chromosome 6, fLamInc1.hap2, whole genome shotgun sequence genome, one window contains:
- the chst6 gene encoding carbohydrate sulfotransferase 6, with translation MPRCRLGPPTMVLLVILQGAAVVLLFGWYVQLSPCGPTPSQGKVHVLLLSSWRSGSSFLGQVFSQHPSVFYLMEPAWHVWTKLKMPGARALRMAVRDLIRSVFQCDLSVMEAYMPEHHNVSSLFMWSHSRALCSPPACSLTPRNQFSNQTECSQRCDATGLQGVEEACHSYSHVVLKEVRFFELESLYPLLQDPSLDLRVIHLVRDPRAVVRSREQSAKAFIRDNAIVLDQGDTPVADTQYRVMQEICRSHVRIHERATLKPPGFLKGRYKMVRYEDMVRDPLIEINAMYEFVGLEMTAPLQEWIYKVTHGKGKGSKKEAFQITSRNAADVSQAWRTTLAHDKVKRIQEVCKGAMSLLGYRTVDSEKEQKRLELDLLVPRERYQFSWLPAKTAS, from the coding sequence ATGCCTCGCTGCAGACTGGGCCCTCCCACCATGGTACTCTTGGTGATCCTACAGGGAGCAGCGGTGGTGTTACTCTTCGGCTGGTATGTCCAGCTCAGCCCATGCGGCCCCACCCCCTCCCAGGGCAAAGTTCATGTGTTGCTGTTGTCATCATGGCGATCAGGCTCATCCTTCTTGGGCCAGGTATTCAGCCAGCACCCATCTGTTTTCTATTTAATGGAGCCCGCGTGGCATGTCTGGACCAAACTAAAGATGCCTGGCGCCCGGGCACTTAGGATGGCAGTGAGAGATCTAATCCGGAGCGTATTCCAGTGTGACTTGTCCGTGATGGAGGCCTACATGCCAGAGCACCACAACGTGTCCTCCTTGTTCATGTGGAGTCATAGCCGTGCCCTGTGCTCCCCACCAGCCTGCTCTCTCACGCCGCGGAACCAGTTCAGCAACCAGACGGAGTGCAGCCAGCGCTGTGATGCCACAGGGCTGCAGGGGGTTGAGGAGGCCTGTCACTCTTACAGTCATGTGGTGCTGAAAGAGGTTCGTTTCTTTGAGTTGGAGTCACTCTACCCACTCCTCCAGGACCCCAGCCTGGACCTCCGCGTCATCCACCTGGTCCGGGATCCACGGGCCGTGGTGCGATCACGAGAGCAGTCAGCCAAAGCCTTTATCAGAGACAATGCAATCGTCCTGGACCAGGGGGACACCCCTGTCGCAGACACACAGTACCGCGTCATGCAAGAGATCTGCCGCAGCCACGTGCGCATCCATGAGAGGGCCACCTTGAAGCCCCCGGGGTTTCTGAAGGGCCGCTACAAGATGGTACGCTACGAGGACATGGTGCGCGATCCGCTCATAGAGATTAATGCAATGTACGAGTTTGTCGGTCTGGAGATGACCGCGCCACTGCAGGAATGGATCTATAAGGTGACCCATGGAAAAGGAAAAGGTTCCAAGAAAGAGGCATTTCAAATCACTTCACGTAATGCAGCTGACGTCTCCCAGGCATGGCGTACCACGCTGGCCCACGACAAGGTCAAGCGTATCCAGGAAGTGTGTAAGGGTGCTATGTCATTGCTGGGGTACAGGACGGTTGACAGTGAGAAAGAGCAGAAGAGACTTGAATTGGACCTTCTGGTGCCAAGGGAACGGTACCAGTTCAGTTGGCTCCCAGCCAAAACGGCATCCTAA
- the spire2 gene encoding protein spire homolog 2 — MARSTNRAARDGGARVAAPTDRGEAQELADARELSVEEVLKSHEQPINEEQAWAVCYQCCSGLRSPRSTCGVYRVRDPSSILIRRDGTVSLQRESCGGDGEDDTDRPSFPPITERQLVQSLGVAIYRALDWGLDDCEERELSPQLEHLIERMVGGGHDLEVNTAGGNATTDEGYSGQEEEEEEEEEEGVTRPVCTYRQVMAVCASRLANPALAPEHYQAVCRALFVETLELQTFLIKIRDAKEMLKKMRTDESHEDRSTLELDALKHTDWARLWVQLMKELRQGVKLKKVEEQPFNPLPTEYSLTPFEMLMQDIRARRFQLRKVMVNGDIPTRVKRNAHELILDFIRSRPPLKPVSERSLPPPPQQQQSLHDRVLAEIKQERKLRPVVLPTSRAFGSLPCLAQTCPCDVKSTSCIDLSVSESGPRPPSRPRILLKAPTLAEMEEMNIFEEEESPDGGELQRAQSSPTPLKRDRSFSEHDLAELRDGMLPSLSGLGHLEGVVQFRGERPRSRTLTGTGPPPTHRASYPVQGWVPPSPARLSLSSVDETTESAFSFKASNKQQWMEEFSHPVESLALTVEEVINVRRVLVKAEMEKFLQSKELYSNLKRGKVCCCCRVKFPLFSWPSTCLFCKRSVCGSCSAKMKIPSKKMAHIPVYTVGFHSGPKSHGHKSQVYKSLRSLSRRSVEEEFPHLYAHGCTLRDICADCTKFVADVISSSRRSLDILNNTPKRESKAAVMAATAQGPQAKPPSHSQSCISPPGLHSDLSPCPHSRHHIQPPT; from the exons ATGGCTAGATCAACAAACAGAGCCGCTAGGGACGGAGGTGCACGGGTGGCTGCGCCGACGGACCGGGGAGAAGCGCAAGAGCTGGCGGACGCCCGGGAGCTGTCTGTGGAGGAGGTGCTGAAGTCCCACGAGCAGCCCATCAACGAGGAGCAGGCTTGGGCGGTGTGCTACCAGTGCTGCAGCGGGTTGAGGTCGCCGCGGAGCACCTGCGGAGTGTACCGGGTGCGGGACCCGTCCTCCATCCTCATCCGCAGGGACGGGACCGTGTCGTTACAGCGGGAGTCCTGCGGCGGCGACG GTGAAGATGACACAGACAGACCTTCCTTTCCACCCATTACAGAACGTCAG ctggtccAGTCACTGGGTGTGGCCATCTACCGGGCACTCGACTGGGGACTGGACGACTGCGAGGAACGGGAGTTGAGCCCACAACTTGAGCACCTCATTGAACGCATGGTTGGGGGGGGCCATGATCTTGAGGTCAACACGGCAGGTGGTAACGCAACAACGGATGAGGGGTACAGtggacaggaggaagaggaggaggaggaagaggaggaaggagttACAAGGCCAGTGTGCACATATCGGCAGGTGATGGCGGTGTGTGCATCACGGCTGGCCAATCCGGCCCTGGCCCCAGAACACTACCAGGCCGTGTGTAGAGCTCTGTTTGTGGAGACGCTGGAGCTGCAGACCTTTCTCATCAAGATCAGAGATGCAAAGGAG ATGCTGAAGAAGATGAGAACAGATGAAAGTCATGAAGACAGGTCCACATTGGAGCTTGATGCCTTAAAACACACAGATTGG GCGCGTCTGTGGGTACAGCTGATGAAGGAGTTGAGACAGGGAGTGAAGCTTAAGAAGGTTGAAGAGCAGCCATTCAACCCCCTGCCCACTGAATACAGTCTCACCCCATTTGAGATGCTCATGCAGGACATACGGGCTCGCAGGTTCCAACTGCGCAAAGTTATg GTGAATGGTGACATCCCTACTAGAGTGAAGAGAAATGCCCACGAACTGATATTGGACTTCATAAGATCTCGACCTCCACTCAAACCG GTTTCAGAACGCAgccttccccctcctcctcagcAGCAGCAATCCCTCCATGATCGTGTCCTGGCTGAAATCAAGCAGGAGAGAAAGCTGAGACCCGTGGTCCTGCCTACATCCAGAG CATTCGGCTCCCTGCCCTGCCTCGCTCAGACTTGCCCTTGTGATGTCAAATCCACATCATGCATTGACCTGTCTGTCTCAGAGTCTGGGCCCCGCCCACCTTCCCGCCCTCGCATCCTTCTCAAGGCCCCAACACTCGCTGAGATGGAAGAGATGAACATATTTGAG GAGGAGGAGTCCCCAGATGGCGGGGAGCTGCAAAGGGCCCAAAGCTCCCCCACGCCACTGAAAAGAGACCGCTCCTTCTCAGAGCACGACCTCGCCGAGCTCCGCGATGGGATGCTACCGTCTCTCTCTGGATTGGGCCACCTGGAAGGGGTTGTCCAGTTTCGGGGAGAGAGGCCTCGGTCACGGACACTGACAGGGACAGGGCCGCCTCCCACACACAGAG CTTCTTACCCAGTACAAGGCTGGGTGCCCCCCTCTCCAGCACGCCTGTCACTGAGCTCAGTCGATGAAACCACAGAATCGGCGTTCAGCTTCAAAGCTAGCAACAAGCAACAGTGGATG GAGGAGTTTAGCCACCCTGTGGAGAGTCTTGCCTTAACAGTGGAGGAGGTCATCAACGTTCGTCGTGTGTTGGTCAAAGCAGAAATGGAGAAGTTCCTTCAGAGCAAAGAGCTCTACAGCAACCTAAAGAGAGGCAAA gtatGTTGCTGCTGCCGAGTCAAGTTCCCTCTCTTTTCCTGGCCATCCACCTGCTTATTCTGTAAAAG GTCTGTGTGTGGTTCCTGCAGTGCCAAG ATGAAGATACCGTCTAAGAAGATGGCCCATATCCCTGTGTACACTGTGGGCTTCCACAGCGGTCCAAAAAGCCATGGGCACAAAAGTCAAGTCTACAA GTCCCTCCGCAGTCTGTCGCGGCGCTCTGTGGAGGAGGAGTTCCCACACCTGTATGCACACGGTTGCACTCTACGGGACATCTGCGCCGACTGCACCAAATTTGTCGCTGATGTAA